Within Conexibacter woesei DSM 14684, the genomic segment TAGCCCCCGTCGCCGCGTCGCGGAGCGCGGCCCCGTATCGTTGGGGTGAATGAGTGAGAACCAAATGCACTGCCTGGTGGAGATCCCCAAGGGCAGCCGAAACAAGTACGAGTGGGACGAGGAGCTCGGTGCGATCAAGTTCGATCGCTTCCTCTTCTCCTCCGTGGTCTATCCGACCGACTACGGCTTCATCCCCGAGACGCTCGGCGAGGACGGCGATCCGCTCGACGCGATGGTCTGCGTCTCCGAGCCGACGTTCCCGGGCTGCGTCATCCCCGTCAAGGTGATCGCGCTGTTCAAGATGCGCGACGACAAGGGCATCGACGACAAGGTCCTGTGCGTGCCGCTGGAGGATCCGAACTGGAACTGGATGAACCAGCTCGACGACCTCTCGCTGCCGCTGCGCGACGAGATCTCCCACTTCTTCTCGATCTACAAGACGCCCGAGGGCAAGGTCGTCAAGGTCGACGGCTGGTTCTCGAAGGAGAGCGCGCTCGAGGTCATCCAGGAGTCGCGCGACCGCTGGACCGAGCAGCAGAACAAGCGCTCCAAGGCCCTCAACAAGGCCTGAGCACCACACGATGACGGGGAACGACCGGCACGCGCAGTTCCGGGCGCAGTTCCCCGTCCTGGCCAGCGTCGCCTACCTGAACGCGGGAACGAATGGGCCGATCGCACGCAGCGCGACCGCGGCGGCCCGGGCTCAGCTGGAGCTGGAGGAGACCGCCGGCCGCGGCGGGATGGAGTTCTTCCTCGCGATGGGGGAGCGCAGCGAGGCGCTGCGCGCCGGCTACGCCGGCCGTCTCGGCGCCGCTCCCGATGACGTCGCGCTGACGACGTCGACGACCGAGGGGGTCGGCCGCGCCCTGCAGGCGCTCGACCTCGGCCGCGGCGACGAGGTGCTGACGAGCGACGAGGAGCATCCGGGCGTCTACGGCCCGCTGGTGGGGCTCGCGCGCGCCCGTGGGGTGGAGGTGCGCACCGCGCCGTTCGCCGCGATCGCGGACGCCGTGACACCGCGCACGAAGCTCGTCGTCTGCTCGCATGTCTCGTGGCGCAGCGGCGCCTGCGCGCCCGCCGCGCTCGCCGCGATCGAGCCGCCGCTGCTGCTCGACGGCGCCCAGGGCGTCGGCGCGGTCCCGGTCGACGTGCGCGCGCTCGGCGCCGCCTTCTACGCGGGGGCGGGGCAGAAGTGGCTGTGCGGTCCGGCCGGCACCGGGATGCTCTACGTCGCGCCGGAGCTGCGCGAGCGGATCGCTCCGCCGAGCCCCGGCTACACCAACCTCGCCGATCCCAACAGCGGCCTCGACGCGACGCCGCTCGCCGACGCCCGCGCCTACGACACGCCGGCGCTGCCGGTCGCCTCTCTCGCACACGCGCAGGCGATGCTCGACCTGTTCGAGGAGACCGGCTGGGACGAACTGCACGCGCACGCGCACGACCTCGCCGAGCGCGCGGCCGACGCGCTGCGCGAGCGGGGGCGTGAAGTGCTCGCGCGCGACCGCACGACGCTCGTCGCCTGGCACGAGCCGGACGCGGCGGACGTCTCCGAGCGGCTCGGCGCCGGCGGCGTCGTGATCCGCCCGCTCCCGAACGAGGATCTGCTGCGCGCCTCGTTCGGCAGCTGGAGCAGCGAGCAGGACCTCGCGCGCCTGCTCGAAGCCCTGCCCTGACGCGTCCTCAGGCGCGGTCGCTCAGCCGGTCATTCCGCCGAACAATCCCCCGTTGAC encodes:
- a CDS encoding aminotransferase class V-fold PLP-dependent enzyme, whose amino-acid sequence is MTGNDRHAQFRAQFPVLASVAYLNAGTNGPIARSATAAARAQLELEETAGRGGMEFFLAMGERSEALRAGYAGRLGAAPDDVALTTSTTEGVGRALQALDLGRGDEVLTSDEEHPGVYGPLVGLARARGVEVRTAPFAAIADAVTPRTKLVVCSHVSWRSGACAPAALAAIEPPLLLDGAQGVGAVPVDVRALGAAFYAGAGQKWLCGPAGTGMLYVAPELRERIAPPSPGYTNLADPNSGLDATPLADARAYDTPALPVASLAHAQAMLDLFEETGWDELHAHAHDLAERAADALRERGREVLARDRTTLVAWHEPDAADVSERLGAGGVVIRPLPNEDLLRASFGSWSSEQDLARLLEALP
- a CDS encoding inorganic diphosphatase, with the translated sequence MSENQMHCLVEIPKGSRNKYEWDEELGAIKFDRFLFSSVVYPTDYGFIPETLGEDGDPLDAMVCVSEPTFPGCVIPVKVIALFKMRDDKGIDDKVLCVPLEDPNWNWMNQLDDLSLPLRDEISHFFSIYKTPEGKVVKVDGWFSKESALEVIQESRDRWTEQQNKRSKALNKA